In the Helianthus annuus cultivar XRQ/B chromosome 11, HanXRQr2.0-SUNRISE, whole genome shotgun sequence genome, one interval contains:
- the LOC110907420 gene encoding uncharacterized protein LOC110907420 translates to MQKPPKLLNIEEYKGWQERFENWVQANYLDSWECVETKYVRPKNDDDKEVAIKDLIGDDRKKYKNEKMMLSLLQQAIKEDILVLLQHNGSSYSIWKALKSKFKGSGEMVKNKKSLLKKEFDLFRGLENETTKELIERYSCLIDQEDEKLPEGFSWENFSWDNYILDQATAHTAFVARIEEDSDSDDGTKYYAKRMAEHLKQMAETDNEDEKVKKKKKKDLSDS, encoded by the exons atgcaaaaaccgcccaaactATTGAATATCGAGGAATATAAAGGATGGCAAGaacggtttgaaaattgggtacAAGCAAACTATTTAGATTCTTGGGAATGTGTGGAAACGAAGTATGTTAGACCAAAGAACGACGATGATAAGGAAGTTGCGATTAAAGATTTGATTGGAGATGATAGGAAGAAATACAAAaacgagaaaatgatgctaagtttgCTACAACAAGCCATAAAGGAAGATATTTTGGTGTTATTGCAACATAATGGGAgttcatattcgatttggaaagcgttaaaatcaaaatttaaagGAAGTGGAGAGATggttaaaaacaagaaatcacttctaaagaaagaatttgatttatttcgtGGATTGGAGAATGAAACTACAAAGGAACTCATTGAACGATATT cttgtttgattgatcaagaagacgAAAAGTTACccgagggatttagctgggagaatttctcCTGGGATAACTATATTCTTGATCAAGCTACAGCTCATACAGCTTTTGTTGCCAGAATTGAAGAAGACAGTGATAGTGATGATGGCACTaagtattatgcaaaaagaatggcTGAACATTTGAAACAAATGGCAGAAACTGATAATGAAGATGAGAAagtcaagaagaaaaagaagaaa gatttatctgACAGCTGA